The window AAACTAGGTCAACTTTCCAAAAGTTGTAATGTTCTAACATTCATCCATAAATAGTCCAGTAAAAATGGATTGTGTTATCCATTTTCAGATGGTATATTATTGATATCACTCCTGTGTGCTTGGGTTATGTCTAATCCTCGtcaataaaatctttatttactggtaaaaaattatattattaatatcactGGCTTTGAAGCATTCTGAATGTCATATAATCCACAAATTTATGAGCTCATCACGATGATGAACATGAAACCAGAAGATATCTGAGTCTAATTCTTGAAGgggacaaaaaaataaaaaaaacccactaGGAATCTAAAATGTTTAAGATGGTAACAATGATAACAATGAATTACCTCTGTAAAAGGTTCCTTAATATCCTCTCGTTCAACACTGCTTTCCTAAATGATACAAATACCACAATTAGTTataacaaaagcaaaaaatatcATGCTACAGTAGAAGATTGTATGGAAGAAATGACAACAGTAGCATGTTCAACCATCTTTAACAAGCTCTCTTAATGCATACTGCCACTTGTATACAAATCTAAAAAAGCTAAACAATTTCACTCACATAATTAGGAAAGATAACCATATCCACATTTTTAGGCACATCAAGCAGCAGATGCCTCAAGGAATACTCCCGAGCACCAGCTGGGTGTAGTAACTCATCAGTGTCTAGATGGATTATCCAGTCCATACCAGCATCCTGATGTTTTAATGAGCATGGAAgtacattaatattattatttttttgataagttatgttaatattattttccaaatgttaaaataaaagcAGAGGTATGAGATACATGAGAATACTATCTTCCATACCCGTGCCATTACAATTGCCATCTCCATATTGAGAGATTGCTTCACAAACAGCTCATAATTGCATGGCTTGTAAAAGAAGCTTGAAAGCCATGTCTCATTCCAAATCCGGCTGATGGTACAATACACAATGTATTAATGATAaatcatcaaaacaaaaaaaatatcttataaagagatgaaattagaaatatgtcCAATACTAGTTTGGAGAAGCTACACCTACCAAATGCTGGGAGTTAGTTAGATATGGCAATTATGTTCAAATGCTTCTAACAGGGCCTCAGGAGGCgttttggtgatgtgggatagaaAGGCCGTGGAGAAATTGGAATTTATTGGTGAGTATATTGTGGCATGTTCCTTTAGGTATGTTGATGATAATTATCTATGGGCTTTTGTTGGTATTTATGGACCGAATTTAGACAGCAGCAAAAGAATGTTATGGGAAGAACTTGCCAGAATTCATAGTTGGTGGAACTTACCATGGTGCATAGGTGGTGACTTTAATGTCACAAGGTTTCCTATTGAACGATCTAGAGACAGCAGATTACGACCAGCAATGATAGAATTTTTGGAGTGTATTTTTTACTTGGAATTGATGGATATTCCTCTCATGGGTGGTGCCTATATGTGGTCCAATAATCATACGTGGtctagattggacagatttCTAGTATCACCAAAGTGGGAAACTCAATATTCGGAGCTTTATCAAAAGAGGCTGTCTCGCCTATGCTCGGATCATTTCCCATTATTACTAGATCGTGGAGGTATTCAGGGAGGGCGTCGGTATTTTAAgttcgaaaacatgtggctgaacATTGAAGGTTTTGTGAAAAGGTTTAGGCAATGGTGGGATTCTTATCAGATTGATAGCACCCCTAGTTTCATTTTTGCGGTTAAATTGAAAGCTCTAAGAAATGATTTAAAGTTATGGAACACTCAATCTTTTGGGGATGTAGGAGACCGTAAAAAGACCATGCTAGAGGAGCTTCAGGAGGTAGTGAGGACTTAGGAGGGGAGGGCTCTTTCTATGGAGGAAGCGAAGCATCTCTGAAGGCTGAGCTAAAGGCCGAATTAGAAAGGGTTGTGTTACTGAAGGAGATCTTTTGGCATAAAAAATCAAGAGCTTTAAAATTGAAAGGAGGGGACCGCATCACAAAGTTCTTTCACAGAGTGGCCAACTCCCATAGGAGAACTAATaccattgagatgctgaaaataGACGGAGTGGACTGTATGAAGCCTCCTATAATTAGGGAGCATATTGTGGGATTCTTTGAACACTTACTTTCTGAATAGGTGGGATGGCGGCCAAAAGTCGATGGACTAGCCTTTGAGTCCATTGATCCACAACAGGTTTTGTGGCTGGAGTGGTGTTTTGAGGAACTAGAGGTCCACAGCGTGGTAAGGATAATGGTTAAAGATAAAGCACCTGGCCCAGATGGCTCTTCCATGAGATTTTTTCAATcttgttgggatgtggtgaagGTTGATTTAATGAAAGTGTTCCAAAAATTCTTTTTAGttcagaaatttgagaaaatcttCAACGCCATATTTATTGCACTCATTCATAAGAAGATTGGGGCCTCAAAGGTGAAGGATTACGGGCCCATTAGTTTTTAGGATTGCAGGTAAGAAAGATGCCTCGGTGGATAATTGCATGGAGTCATTTGGGGAACTAGTCCAATGGAACATTAATTTCACTAGAGCTGCCCAATATTGGGAAGTTGGCAGCTTTGAGGAGTTTTTTGCTCTTCTATACACCATGAGGCAGAGAACCCAAAGAGCACATAAGATGTGGTGGATACCCACAGGTAAAGGTAAATTCTTGGTCTGTTCTTTCTATAAGATGCTTACACAACCACAATTCCCTTGGAGAAAGATATGGAGAAACAAGACGCCTCCCAAAGCggcattttttgtatggacaacaaCATTAGGTAAGATCTTGACGACAAATAATCTATGGAGACATAAGGTGATCATAgaagattggtgttgtatgtgtagggaaaatggtgaaaatgtagATCATTTattgttacattgtgaggtggctggaATGTTATGGAATGAAGTGTTTAATCGAATGGagttagcttgggtgatgcttGCCACAGTGACAGAGCTCATAGCCAGATGGATAAATCTACAAGGTTTCCCACAAATCTTAGCGGTGTGGAAAATAGTCCCGATTTATATCGTGCAGTGCCTATGGAATGAGCAAAATGACCagacatttgaagacaaggagcgcTCACtagaagaacttagattattttttgttagcactctttttctttgggcCACAACTATAGATTGTTGTGGCCTCGATTtccataattttcttgtttctattactTCTCTCTAAGTAGGTGTGACCTTTTTTATAcattcttgtgtacttggactatgcctattcatatcaatataatcgtttacttataaaaaaaatgttcaagcAAGAAAAAAtccagaaagaaagagagaaggaaaaacagatatatatgtatgcacacacatgcacatatactgaataaaataaaagacagttaatattgataaaattagaagaaattacatACATCTCTCTTTCCCCTCCAAAGTTTTCAAATCTCTGAAGAGGTCAGAAGGCAAGTGGACAataatctatattattttcttctttggagAGTAATAATCTAGATTATTTTTATACGTAACAAAGATTTTACTAAACATGCAAAAGGTGCAATCTAAGTACACAAGATATATACAAGAGAGCCACCTATCTAGAAACAGGAAAAGATACGATAAAATCAAGGAAATTAAGCCCACTAAAATCTATAGAAGCTGTCCAGAGTAGgagagttgaagaagaaactcTTGAGCTCCTTCATCATCCGTTCAGGTCCTCAAAACCTCAATCATTCCTTTCcctccatacacaccatatgaGGAAAGTAGGGACCATTTTCAGTATGGTGAATGGATGAATTTCaaatcaaacatattttttttgagtCAAACATATTTGATGCAACCATAAAAGTGACAGTCAACATACCTCTTAGCCTGTTGTTCTTCCAGCTCTTTCGTTCTATATATCACTTTGACTCCctaagaaaacaagaaaaaaatcatgCTTCAAGAGTTTCGGATATTaaacatcaaaaaaataaaagtagcacaactccatttaaaaaataagctgAGTTAAACAAAACTCAACCAGTCAGTGTAGCAGATATGCATTGACTTACAGGGATAGATTCCAGAACTTTAGACACGTCGGGAGATGCAGCCTTTCCTTccacaaaaagaagaaaggctGAGACTCCAATAACCTTGTGGTAAAACATCCATGGCAAAATCTGCTCCAAGCCAGCTGATGTACTCGTCGTAATACATATCTACACATTCAGAAGCAAAGCTGCACGAGGTTATAAACAATGATTTAATTCAGTATACATGTAGTATAGAAAAGCTATAGACATAGCCCTCAACTAAAAGCCATTGTCCAATTAGCCGAATTACATGATTGAACCCACAATAGTACTTTAAGTACATCGACATCTGGCTCAAATTCCAATTTCCCAAAAGCAAAATCCAAGATCAGATCAATTCAATAATCcacaacataaatataacagaacTCTTTATTTCCTACCATCACACAAACCAAACCGTTCATTAATTAACGTATGAGTAACCATATTAACCCAAAACCCCAAAAATAGTTAACAAATAAAGCCCCGGTTTAGAAAACCCAAGTTCAAAATTTTGCCAAGAACCAACCTTCTCGGTAACAGGTCAGAATGTCGCAAAGGAAATGCCACTCAACTAAGTATGATAAACAAACTACCGCACTTGAGCTAACTTCCGGCGACCACGAGAAGATAAAGCACAAGCTTCAGCACTTTGAGCCCATTTAACCTCAATGTTTTCCTCAGCGACCAAGTAAATGGTTTAATATCAGCCACACCACGAATACATAACCTTAGATTAAAATAATCACTAGAATGTAGTCCAAAGTAAGCAAAACCCAGATTCAGATCACTCCCAGAATATGAAATGtcattaagaattaaaatttgCCTCGGAAATccgaacaagaaaaaaaaaaaattaacgaaaCAGATCAGCCTCAAAAATCAGAATATCGTCTAGAGTCAAACTTTTGGTCCGGGATTAGACCAGGAGTCAAACTCTCGGGGCACAACACTAAAATCCAAGCCATAATGCGCAAAACCCAGAAACACATCAACCTAGAAAGCGAAGAATTTTCAAAAGAACCAAACCTTAGGCCTCAGATTGGACCCGTAGTCGAACTTCCAGCCGTGATAGTAAGGGAACGAAGGGGAAGCGCCGCGACCGAGGCTGACGCAGTCGGAGGGAGAAGAGTGGTGGGCAGTGggggagagaggggaggggtCCATCCCGGGGAACAGGTGTTGGGACCCAGGTGGGGACCAGCGGGTGGTGGGGTCGGTGATCCCACCACGCCATTGGAGGACAAAGGCCAAGGTGGCGAGCGTGAGAGGTAGCAGAGTGAGAAGGAGGAGGACCTTGGAGGTGAAGGAGCTCGAAGGGGAAGATTGGTTGGGACGGAGCACGACCTGGAGGTGCTGGTGGTTGGGCATGTCGACAAAAACAGAGACACAGACTGGGTAGAGTATGAGAGACCTGAAGAGTGAAGAGGTAGTCTGAACGTTGAAAGCGAAAAGCTTGAAGTTCTTCTTCCACGGAGAAATTACATCATAGATTATAAAACTTCagttcatttttcaatttaacgATGAATAAAGGTttgattcatcaaattttgtcGCTTAAAGATATAAACAAATGgttttgataattaaaataaataatgataatttaaatatatgtgCTTTCGAGCGTTATGAGATGATACGaggtttttcttttccaaatttggttttaaaaaaataatcattacaaaaacCAGACCTCAACCATCAAAACAAACCTAATCTAACCTTTGTTGTTTGCATCTTTTGCTGAATCTTTCTGTATTTGGAAAGATACCGTGAACATTTAAAGCTTTTGAAGGAAATAAGAATCGTCGACCAAAATTCctctgttgtttttttttttttccgactttatttatttatttttatataatttgagcAGTGTCTTTTGcctaatataataaacatagaGACTtacaaattgaattttttaaaagtgaagttaatttcatcatctcaatatatatactgaaaaattattttttgaaaaatgagatattatcaagagtatgaacataaggACCCTGTGGTTGTCCTTAAATcacagaataaaaaatattaatttgttaaaataaatattatgtcgattttaaaatattttcccaaaacataatttaaaaaaaaaacgtagtTGGAGGACACTGCGCAGTATGGTATCTTAAGTTTCCATAATTAACGATgcaagcaaaaaaagaaaagggaaaaaaaagagaagtctctctctttctttctctctattATCCCAGAATAAAATAAGGAAACCTAAACCTAACCGGAGAAAgccacaaaattttcattctctctctctccttctcttcgTTTCTGACTGGAATGCTTCAGCTTGTGGGCCAAAGAAGGGAGGGTTCCTTCGTTAAATGCTCTCTCCCCTTCAATACTTCTCAGTCTCCTCTCTTCTTTTCATGTCTTCAATCGAcgcctctctctcctctgctcCTTCAGGGTCTCAACATAAAACCCTATTAGAATCTTTTACCTCTGATTTGTTTTCCTCTCCTATACTAAACTTCTTTTCACTGAGATCGCGCTTTTGTTTCCCGGTTCTGTGTTCGGATATTTTCTCTACTGCGCAGCACAATGAGTGATTCTAAGGTAtatttttcttctctgggtatccatctttcaattattttcccTAAAAATGTGGAATTTAATGTGTTTTTGCGGTGTTTGTTTATGGATGCTCTTACTTTCGTTGGGTTTATTTCAAAGAGAGATTTAGATTTTGGGTGGTTGCATTTATGACGTGTGGTTGGAAGGAAAGTTGAACTTTTTCCATGCTTGAATTGTCTCTCAGCTTATGCATGATAGGGAAGTTGATAGGTGTCTGTGTTTTTGCTccttttttttgtaaatagcaATTTACAAGTTTCTATTGTGGTTTTGTTCCCCAAGATCtggaattttcaaatttcttgtttGTTGGTTAGTTTGATGGTGAGATGTAAATGTTCTCAAGTTATCGGTTTTCTGTTTCTgaattgatgttttttttataagtaaataagtattattaatcaACAAATAGGTATGGCCCAGTACATTAATACAGAAAGTATGCTTTATCTAAGTAGGTGCaatagagacaagaaaatcatgtagattcatgccattaaaatcaacagcaatggcccaagtacagaGTTGTAATTGAAAAAGCTTTTAGTTCCTCCAacgatctctccttgtcttcaaatgtccatTCATTCCGCTCttgccacaaacaccacatgaCGCATAtggggaccatcttccacatcTTTAATCTGTTGAATGCCTCTTAGATTTGTCCAGCTAGCCAAAGCTACCACCACTGTCtcgggcataacccaagccaagTCTAGTCTACAAAACACTTCATTCCATAACACCCAagctgtctcacaatgtaaaagGAGATGGCTCGCCCCCTTTTCTACACATTCAACACCAATCTGCGATGATCATCCTctgtttcctcaaattgtctgTTGTGAGGATCTTACCCAAGGAAGCTGTCCACATGAAAAAGGCTGCTTTGGGTGGTGCCTTATGTCTCCATAGCCTTCTCCATGGAAACTGAATATTGGGCTTTTGTGTGAGGGACTTGTAGTAAGAGCGAACCGAGAAAGAACCTTTACCTGCTGGTGTCGACCACAACATATCTTTCTGCTGGTTGCTCGGTTCTATAGAGTATAAGAGGCTGAAAAATTCTTCAAAGCTGCTGATTTTCCAATATCACTCTACTATCATCACCATGACTTCAACCACTGAAACATCTTTGGCACTTGCAAACCTTAGAAGTGAAGGAAATACATCCTGTAGAGCACTGTTACAACACCAGATATCACTCTAGAATTTAATTTTGGAACCGTCACCCACAAGAAATCTTGTGTCTCTAGTGAATACCTCCCGTCCTCTTCTTATGtgtttccacaaccccactTCGTAAGCCCCTCTCACTTCTTTagtacaccatcctccccataATCCTCCATATTTGCTCTCAATCACCAGTTTACATAAGGCTTCTGGTTCCTTATTGTATCTctacaaccatttgccaagtagcGTCCgattaaaaattctcatatttctaatacccaaaccaccattggagATTGGGTGacataccatctcccacttgacGAGGTGAAGTTTGAATTCCTCCCCCACTCCACTCCACTCCACAAGAAGTCACGTTGAAGTTTCTTAATTAGAACCGCCACACTTGCAGTGATAGGGAATAGAGACAAAAATTAGGTAGGTAATTTAGATAATGTATTCTTAATCAAGGTAATCCTACCGCCTTTTGACaggtacattctcttccataCTGCTAGTCTCCGCTCAACTTTCTCAATCATTGTCTCCCATAACATAGACGCTCTCGAGGCAGCCCCTAATGGGAGTCCAAGATAAGTCATAGGGAGAGAGGCAATCTTACACACCAGAGTGTTGGCCAACCGTCTTATGTGATAAACATCTCCAATTGGCACCATCTTTGATTTGTCTAAGTTCACCTTCAACCCGGAcaccgcttcaaaacaaaggagaagAGCCTTCAGTGCTCGAACTTTGTTCAGATCTGCCTTACAAAATATAAGGGGATATGCCGCTTCTGAATTGAAGTTTTATGGGTATGATGGCACGGATGGCTTTCAGATGATATGCCGTGGATATTTATTAATTAGCGTCAACAATGCACGTTCAATCAATTGATATCTGGTGTTTATTTATCCTGCTTGGTTATGAGTTAGATATGTATGCTGTATAGCTGGTGTTTCAATGTAATTTTAGTGTATTATACATCATTTTTCGTTGGAACTCCTTTGGTTCattatttcaattaatttttatgcatttaGAATGAGGGATTAGTGGTTACGGTAAGTAGGTCTTGAATGCACATTTTGTTTATGGAATCATCAACTGTCACATATTTTCCATGCTTTGTTTACCCTGCAATGTTGCTGTGGTTCACTGGTTTTGACTCCTATTGAAGCTGGCAGGATGTGTAGTTAGATGTATAATTCTTGGTTACTTGCTGATTTCTTGTGACTTGTGAAGCTATTATGATTATTAACTATGCTTTACCTTTGGTTTTCTTGGTGGTTTTTGCGCACTCTAGAAGTTAGTAGTATTTGGGTCATTTACTGAAGATGAAACCAGGTCCTTGCTGCTAAAGAAGTCGTCTAAGAATGCTGAAAAGTCGGTGGAGAAGAAAGAATTGCAATTTGGTTCAGTGAATTTTGTGACTGTAAAAGTTTCGGGTGGCCTTCATGGTGAATCGAGCATAGAGTTGGATTCTCCGAAAGGATCGAATAGTGTGCTTTCCTCGAATACGATTAAGAAGGATGATGAAGTGCAGAGTGTTAAAATAGTAAATACACATTTACCGGGAGTGCTTAGAACtccaaaagaaaatggaagcCTCGATGGTTCCACCCATGGTTCTCATATTAATGGTGCAGAAGAAGTGAACCAAGATAATATCGGTTCATCCTCGTTGCTTATATCCCAGAATCAATATGGTCCCTCACTTCCCATTTCGAGTTTGAAATTGCAGAACACAGAGCAGAATGGAGGTTCCATGGATTCATCCTTGTTTGCCGCCAAGGATGACTTCAGGAAGGCATCTAATGGGCCTGTTATGTCTTGCAGAAACCTTTTACCCAGAGGCTTAATAAACCCAGGGAATTTATGCTTTCTTAATGCAACCCTGCAGGCGCTCCTATCCTGTTCTCCTTTTGTTCAGTTTCTGCAGGAATTGAGAACTCGCAACATTCCCAAGGTCTATTTTCACTACACATTgtgtttgtattgattttttttgttgctaTAGCTGTATATTTGATGTCAATATAATCAAAATGTAGTCTCCACTCCTAATATGTGTCCATTTTGTACCTCTATTCTTAGGTTGGCTATCCGACATTAACTGCATTTGCAGAATTCATTGCCGAATTTGACATGCCAAATGGTTCAAGCTTAGAGAAAGATATAGCTACTCTTGAGAGTGGGAGGCCTTTTAGGCCTGCCATGTTTGAggatattcttaaaaaatttactcCTGATGTACCAAGTAGCATCTCAGGCAGACCAAGGTATGTGCATGTTCTATGTCAATACTTGTTCCTTTACTGGGCTTGATGCACTGTGTATAGAGGCTGGACTGGAAAAAATTCTGTATCAGTGCTTGGCATGGCAGTTTGGATAAGATATAACAATCCCATAAATATATGGACACACTATCAGTTACTTATCAATTTAGCAAAATGTTGTATGCATCCTGTGTACTTCGCCTAATCTTTTGCATTATTTAATGGAATTTTcaatcacctataaaaaaaattagctaaAAGTTGCCGCCCATATTAAGTTCACTACTGACAAGTTATTGCTGCCGAGCACTAATCTTGTGGCCAGTGACCAATAATCGGCAACTTGAAACTGATTGTCAACCACCagagagtaatatatatatatttacacatatttatgtatgtatgcatgtatatgtatgttctcagaaaagtaaaagaaattatagGTATTGCCATATAAAATTTCCCCTCACTGGGGCAAGAAACTTTTATCAATGTATGTTTTAAAAGAGGGATATAAGGGATAGTGACTGATATGACAGTAAGGACACTGATATGACAGTAAGGACAAGAATGTGCATGACAAGATAAACCTATTCTGGATTTCTTTGTGCCTGCCAAGGAAAATAAGAACATGcatgtatttcttttatttcactTGAGCATCTTTAGATGTTGAACAGCTTTTCAAGATTTTGCTTCTGAGAGTAGCTTATTGCTTCTGTTTGGAAGGTTTCATTTATTCGCATGGTCACTGTGAATGGTTTATAGCTATTATTGTTGATATTTTTCACTGGAGGATGGCAGATTAGAATGTGCTATTGGTAtgtaatcttaatttttgttcaaTTAATTTAGCAGTAATTATATGAATTgagggaaaaaggaaagaagcaGCCCATAAGATATAAGGTCATATGAATGGAAGTGGAAATTGCATAGTAAATCTAGCTTGCTTGGCATGTTTATGCCCGATATTGGTTGCTGTTATCTTTGATTATAGTGAACGTTGATGCTTGTGATTAATTTAAGTTGGTCTCTGGTGTTGTCATTTTCAGGCAGGAAGATGCTCAGGAATTCCTAAGCTCCATCATGGATCAAATGCATGATGAGTTACTTAAACTTGAAGGGCAGTCTTCAAGCATAAATGGAAACAAATTATCTCTGGTTTCATCTGCAGAAAGCGATGAATGGGAGACAGTTGGCCGAAAGAACAAATCAGCAGTGACAAGAACTCAAAGTTTTGTCCCTTCAGAACTAAGTGATATATTTGGAGGGCAGTTGAGAAGTCTGGTGAAGGCAAGAGGTAGGGCAGTTATCTCATTTATGCAActtcagtttttcttttgggattttaagttttttctattttctgctGGTCTGGGATATGCTGGTTAATCTTCTCCTTCTTTACTGCTTACAAATGATATAAGGACTCTCtcctttttcactcttttttttttgtacgttAGAAAGGCGACACTAAAGACAAATTATGTGAaatcacaaaaatcattttACAAAGCATGTCTCGTCTCTTGAAACCATTTATGGGAATTGACCTCCAAAGCAGTGCAATATTTAGCATGCCAGAGAACTTTTCtgtaaaattatgtaaaatttttaaacacgTGCATCTATCACATCCAATGGCTTGTTGTTAGATAAGCTGGTAGTTTTGCTTCACAGATTCTAGATAGTTAAGATATCACATTTTCAAGGATTTGTTCATAGTTTCTGGACTCTACTGTTGTTTTTATCCATTTTTACAGCTTGTTATACGCATTAAATATGAAGTCTGGAGGGGACGATAGATTGCTTTGGATTCATATTAGGAATAAGAATTTTTCTGTCAGATCATTGTATAAGGTTATGTCGATCCATCCTCCTATTGATTTTCCTTGTAGTGTATTTGGAGAAGCAAAGTGCCTCTCTGGCTGGTTGGCTTCTCATGAGAAAACTCTGACTATTGATAAGCTGAGAAAGCGCGgtattattataattgattggtgctttattcatttatttatttttatgcaaaagaaATGGAGAATTGACCACCTTCTTCTTCACTGTGATGTGATTAAGATTTTTGTTAGGCTTGGTATTgattgggtgatgcctaggagggtggtgaATCTTTTGGCTTGTTGGAGAGGTATTCAGGGCAATCATCAAATTGTGGCTGTTTGAAGATGGTGCCAttatgtcttatgtggtgtatttggaatgagaggaatggtTGCTGTCTTGACAATAGAGAACGTTCGGTGGGAGGGGTTAGAGATTTTTTGTTTCATACGATGTTACTTTAGGCTTCAGCTATTGTATTAGATGGGACtagttttaatgacttttatg is drawn from Juglans regia cultivar Chandler chromosome 5, Walnut 2.0, whole genome shotgun sequence and contains these coding sequences:
- the LOC108988645 gene encoding glycosyltransferase-like KOBITO 1 isoform X1 — protein: MPNHQHLQVVLRPNQSSPSSSFTSKVLLLLTLLPLTLATLAFVLQWRGGITDPTTRWSPPGSQHLFPGMDPSPLSPTAHHSSPSDCVSLGRGASPSFPYYHGWKFDYGSNLRPKICITTSTSAGLEQILPWMFYHKVIGVSAFLLFVEGKAASPDVSKVLESIPGVKVIYRTKELEEQQAKSRIWNETWLSSFFYKPCNYELFVKQSLNMEMAIVMARDAGMDWIIHLDTDELLHPAGAREYSLRHLLLDVPKNVDMVIFPNYESSVEREDIKEPFTEVSMFKRNYDHLPKDAYFGMYKESTRGNPNYFLTYGNGKSAARIQDHLRPNGAHRWHNYMKFPKEIKLEEAAVLHYTYAKFSDLTSRRDRCGCKPTKEDVKRCFMLEFDRSAFIIASTATEAEMLNWYREHIVWGDKDIKMKLLRKGILTRIYAPMAIIQGLRDSGIFSSIIASAPTNLSKGKFLSSIGSSNSSRAAASESFPSRRIGRGREYQATVRIGRGREYQATVRKVLKIESASCYEAAVPPLSPPGMDDDPLIVEV
- the LOC108988655 gene encoding ubiquitin carboxyl-terminal hydrolase 24 isoform X1 is translated as MSDSKKLVVFGSFTEDETRSLLLKKSSKNAEKSVEKKELQFGSVNFVTVKVSGGLHGESSIELDSPKGSNSVLSSNTIKKDDEVQSVKIVNTHLPGVLRTPKENGSLDGSTHGSHINGAEEVNQDNIGSSSLLISQNQYGPSLPISSLKLQNTEQNGGSMDSSLFAAKDDFRKASNGPVMSCRNLLPRGLINPGNLCFLNATLQALLSCSPFVQFLQELRTRNIPKVGYPTLTAFAEFIAEFDMPNGSSLEKDIATLESGRPFRPAMFEDILKKFTPDVPSSISGRPRQEDAQEFLSSIMDQMHDELLKLEGQSSSINGNKLSLVSSAESDEWETVGRKNKSAVTRTQSFVPSELSDIFGGQLRSLVKARGNKASATVQPFLLLHLDIHPEAVRTIEDALCLFSAPESLEGYRTSTTGKAGVVTASKSFKIQTLSKIMILHLKRFGYGKQGSTKLLKPVHFPLELVLSRELLVSSSNEGRKYELVATITHHGREPSKGHYTADTRYPNGQWLRFDDASVTAIGANKVLHEQAYVLFYKQVE
- the LOC108988655 gene encoding ubiquitin carboxyl-terminal hydrolase 24 isoform X2, giving the protein MSDSKLVVFGSFTEDETRSLLLKKSSKNAEKSVEKKELQFGSVNFVTVKVSGGLHGESSIELDSPKGSNSVLSSNTIKKDDEVQSVKIVNTHLPGVLRTPKENGSLDGSTHGSHINGAEEVNQDNIGSSSLLISQNQYGPSLPISSLKLQNTEQNGGSMDSSLFAAKDDFRKASNGPVMSCRNLLPRGLINPGNLCFLNATLQALLSCSPFVQFLQELRTRNIPKVGYPTLTAFAEFIAEFDMPNGSSLEKDIATLESGRPFRPAMFEDILKKFTPDVPSSISGRPRQEDAQEFLSSIMDQMHDELLKLEGQSSSINGNKLSLVSSAESDEWETVGRKNKSAVTRTQSFVPSELSDIFGGQLRSLVKARGNKASATVQPFLLLHLDIHPEAVRTIEDALCLFSAPESLEGYRTSTTGKAGVVTASKSFKIQTLSKIMILHLKRFGYGKQGSTKLLKPVHFPLELVLSRELLVSSSNEGRKYELVATITHHGREPSKGHYTADTRYPNGQWLRFDDASVTAIGANKVLHEQAYVLFYKQVE